A single region of the Pygocentrus nattereri isolate fPygNat1 chromosome 27, fPygNat1.pri, whole genome shotgun sequence genome encodes:
- the nrsn1l gene encoding neurensin 1-like — protein sequence MASCSEVCGSERSARFKSMAGSGCHGFGVRSYLHHFYEECTASMWDQEDAQSQATSPQWWSSGLCKVSLAFGAVVLAVGLVVLTVGFAVPSRIEAFGEGELLFVDRQAVQYNQGLHMCVQAGTGMLSLGGLLMAAGLLVSAFSRPAGREGEHSPQTIGRERKGGSGGQIGTNGRSNTSLVTKAPSPAAGDGAVPVSLSKVENIQPTP from the exons ATGGCCTCTTGCTCAGAGGTCTGTGGGTCAGAGCGCTCAGCGCGCTTTAAAAGCATGGCAGGCtctggttgccatggtttcGGAGTTCGCTCCTACCTGCACCATTTCTATGAGGAGTGCACGGCTTCCATGTGGGATCAGGAGGATGCTCAGAGTCAGGCTACATCACCACAGTGGTGGAGCTCAGGCCTTTGCAAG GTTTCTCTTGCGTTTGGAGCAGTAGTTTTAGCCGTGGGTTTGGTGGTCTTGACCGTGGGCTTTGCTGTTCCCTCCCGCATTGAGGCCTTTGGAGAGGGGGAGCTGCTGTTTGTGGACCGCCAGGCTGTGCAGTATAACCAGGGGCTGCATATGTGCGTGCAGGCTGGCACAGGCATGCTGAGCCTGGGAGGGCTGCTGATGGCCGCTGGGCTGCTGGTGTCTGCCTTCTCCAGACCAGCGGGCAGAGAGGGTGAGCACAGTCCACAGACcattgggagagagagaaaggggggcaGTGGAGGGCAGATTGGAACAAATGGAAGGAGCAACACAAGCCTCGTCACTAAAGCTCCGAGCCCAGCAGCAGGAGATGGGGCTGTACCTGTCAGTCTCTCTAAGGTGGAGAACATCCAGCCTACTCCTTAA